One window of Triticum dicoccoides isolate Atlit2015 ecotype Zavitan chromosome 5A, WEW_v2.0, whole genome shotgun sequence genomic DNA carries:
- the LOC119302196 gene encoding proteasome subunit beta type-1, with the protein MSRRGDWVYENNGGTCVAIAGADYCVVAADTRLSVGYNILTREHSKICELADKCVIASSGFQGDIKALQKNLAARELLYQHQHNKRMSCPAMAQLLSNTLYYKRFFPYYAFNVLGGLDSEGKGCVYSYDAVGSYERTGYSAQGSGSTLIMPVLDNQLKSPSPLLVPARDAVTPLSESEAVDLVKDVFASATERDIYTGDKVEIVVINKAGTRREYIELRKD; encoded by the exons ATGTCGAGGCGCGGCGACTGGGTCTACGAGAACAACGGCGG GACCTGCGTGGCCATCGCCGGCGCGGACTACTGCGTGGTCGCCGCCGACACCCGCCTCTCCGTCGGATACAACATCCTCACGCGCGAGCACTCCAAGATCTGCGAGCT GGCCGATAAATGTGTAATAGCATCTTCTGGCTTCCAAGGTGACATCAAAGCTCTACAGAAGAACTTAGCTGCCAGAGAACTG CTATACCAGCACCAGCACAATAAAAGGATGAGCTGCCCAGCAATGGCACAATTGCTCTCCAATACTCTGTACTACAAGCGATTCTTCCCATATTATGCTTTCAACGTGCTTGGTGGGCTTGACAGTGAAG GGAAAGGATGCGTGTACTCGTATGATGCTGTTGGGTCCTATGAGAGGACTGGTTACAGTGCTCAGGGATCAGGATCTACTTTGATCATGCCAGTGTTGGACAACCAGCTGAAATCACCTAGTCCACTATTAGTCCCTGCAAGA GATGCCGTCACCCCTTTGTCCGAGTCAGAGGCGGTCGACCTAGTTAAGGATGTCTTTGCATCTGCAACTGAGAGGGACATCTACACC GGGGACAAGGTGGAGATTGTAGTCATCAACAAAGCTGGTACAAGGCGCGAGTACATCGAGTTGAGGAAGGACTAA